The proteins below come from a single Chitinophaga pinensis DSM 2588 genomic window:
- a CDS encoding type VI secretion system baseplate subunit TssF, which translates to MPREQKERIKDRMLKTAARLWGYPDAEVESSFDPIVQLLLEACSSELEKISGEVDVSHARLVERLAQIMMPEPITSSQPAYGVLHAGSNEPSTVIDAEHQLFYTSKSGFNSKDLFFMPLTRHRLFRGQVKYMAIGNRLFETRDHWFKEQILQGNLQADTPPNHLWIGLSLEGSPSSIEEMSFFFDLRNVHQQEMFYYYLPLARFYLNDTELTIKSGYSQSQDAAAEDVDNIMHPAFDTNTRYSQQILHRFRHQFLTISKHTSLPLQSPAPETLQHIFGAAFNKIQPNTHWIRIEFPETIRHTLLEDLFCNINCFPVVNKRVNEQSQRLNRYLNIMPLHTADIYFDVKRVHDTSGTDYHVRNFTTAGEMQEGELVVRSSGIGRFDTREAKEIIAYLIEVIRDESSLFEEVRNDYVANRIRELHQLIASLEEQLQPSVNRGNIPYLMVKPREEADFLFIEFFTTNGSVANNIRMGTRLQEYGSVQLQPGSITLLSNTQGGKDRLSIDEKVNLYRYHLLSRDRVVTPEDIKALCRYVVGNELRNVSVAKGVSVLPGATEGYTRTLDIRLTLSQPTTAYAAVNLVYLKDELLSQLKERSANNYPYRIYMNEVLM; encoded by the coding sequence ATGCCAAGAGAACAAAAAGAAAGGATAAAAGACCGGATGCTCAAAACGGCCGCCCGACTCTGGGGATATCCGGATGCAGAAGTGGAATCTTCTTTTGATCCCATTGTACAACTCCTGCTGGAAGCCTGTTCCAGTGAACTTGAAAAAATATCAGGCGAAGTAGATGTGTCTCATGCAAGACTGGTAGAAAGACTGGCGCAGATCATGATGCCGGAACCCATCACCAGCAGTCAGCCTGCTTACGGTGTATTACATGCCGGCAGTAATGAACCATCTACCGTGATAGATGCAGAACACCAGCTGTTCTATACTTCAAAAAGCGGCTTCAATTCAAAAGACCTTTTCTTCATGCCCCTGACCAGGCATCGCCTGTTCCGCGGACAGGTCAAATATATGGCCATCGGCAACCGTCTTTTTGAAACGCGTGATCACTGGTTTAAAGAACAGATTCTGCAGGGTAATCTGCAGGCTGATACCCCGCCCAATCATTTATGGATAGGTCTGTCCCTGGAAGGCAGTCCTTCCTCAATTGAAGAAATGTCCTTTTTCTTTGACCTCAGAAACGTTCATCAGCAGGAGATGTTTTACTACTATCTCCCACTGGCGCGCTTCTATCTCAATGATACGGAACTGACCATAAAAAGTGGCTATAGCCAGAGCCAGGACGCCGCTGCTGAAGATGTTGATAATATCATGCATCCTGCCTTTGATACCAACACCCGTTACAGCCAGCAGATCCTGCACCGTTTCCGCCATCAGTTTCTGACCATCAGTAAACACACCTCGCTTCCGCTGCAATCACCTGCACCGGAAACGTTGCAACATATATTCGGAGCCGCATTCAATAAAATCCAGCCCAATACACACTGGATCAGAATTGAATTCCCTGAAACTATCCGGCATACATTACTGGAAGATCTTTTCTGCAACATCAATTGCTTCCCTGTCGTCAATAAACGCGTCAATGAACAGTCACAGCGCCTGAACCGTTATCTCAACATCATGCCGCTGCATACTGCTGATATCTACTTTGATGTTAAACGTGTACATGATACCAGCGGAACCGACTATCATGTACGTAACTTCACGACAGCCGGAGAAATGCAGGAAGGCGAACTGGTTGTGCGTAGCAGCGGTATCGGCAGATTTGATACCCGCGAGGCAAAAGAAATCATCGCCTACCTCATTGAAGTGATCCGTGATGAAAGTTCGCTTTTTGAAGAAGTACGTAACGACTATGTCGCCAACCGCATCCGTGAATTACATCAGCTGATTGCCTCCCTGGAAGAACAATTACAACCCAGCGTCAATCGTGGTAACATTCCATACCTAATGGTGAAACCACGCGAGGAGGCTGATTTCCTGTTTATAGAGTTCTTTACCACAAATGGTAGTGTAGCGAATAATATCCGTATGGGCACGCGTTTGCAGGAGTATGGCAGCGTACAGTTACAACCGGGTTCTATCACGCTTCTTTCCAATACACAGGGTGGTAAAGACCGTCTCAGCATCGACGAAAAAGTAAACCTTTACCGTTATCACCTGCTTAGCCGGGACCGTGTAGTAACACCGGAAGATATCAAAGCGCTCTGCCGTTATGTGGTTGGTAATGAACTACGCAATGTAAGTGTTGCCAAAGGTGTTTCTGTATTACCCGGCGCTACGGAAGGATATACCAGAACACTGGATATCAGGTTAACATTATCGCAACCTACAACTGCTTATGCGGCGGTGAACCTCGTGTATCTCAAAGATGAATTATTATCACAGCTGAAGGAGCGTTCAGCCAACAATTATCCTTACAGAATCTATATGAATGAGGTGTTGATGTGA
- a CDS encoding GPW/gp25 family protein, whose product MKKEYYKLPLDFSRILQKKDLPDCNLEDSVAQHIQLLITTVLGENKDDPQYGCRIWDFDFDIRASNNEVKEQVELSVKSAIVRYEQRITQVRVSAMVSQEELNGISAKKVKKKIRVTITGTLARNKTPFHYSSFFYVSPLSYD is encoded by the coding sequence ATGAAGAAAGAGTATTATAAACTGCCGCTTGACTTTTCCCGGATCCTGCAAAAAAAGGACCTTCCTGACTGCAACCTGGAAGACTCCGTAGCCCAACATATACAACTGCTCATTACAACCGTACTTGGGGAAAACAAAGACGATCCCCAGTACGGTTGCCGGATATGGGATTTCGACTTTGACATCCGGGCTTCCAACAACGAAGTTAAGGAACAGGTGGAACTCTCCGTAAAAAGTGCCATCGTGCGTTATGAACAACGTATCACGCAGGTAAGGGTTTCTGCCATGGTCAGCCAGGAAGAACTGAACGGCATCAGCGCCAAAAAAGTCAAGAAAAAGATACGGGTGACTATCACCGGTACCCTGGCCCGCAATAAAACTCCATTCCATTACAGCAGCTTCTTTTATGTAAGTCCGCTGTCGTACGATTAA
- a CDS encoding PKD domain-containing protein, which produces MVLYTFLSLLVISIVLLAFQASNREVCTDAAIVLASQQRAGKSTTFTAGEVITFRADLKGGGVAGVNWDFGDSTASAPGVQVYHAFSKAGIYTVILHRGKCDWRQEVIVINAAPERAPDTRGDIYPVIEGPEEVFIGRPVTFTNHTPGATSWSWQLLQPNAEVHSGNSVKYTFGSPGERILSLIVNGDSSKMVTKRISVFDAAPQRPRNDHFDPIPFPEDPKPVDPNAGAAPVPDKPKTPSVSDDEFKFFLTQVVDKQKSASDFSPYLCDNMNARVLLNDKDTDTFAHFCSRIRGKKRFKIELVNLIKDQNGCVKEIRVRYDRKFLGIF; this is translated from the coding sequence ATGGTGTTGTATACATTCCTGTCTTTACTGGTAATCAGCATCGTTTTGCTGGCATTCCAGGCATCTAATAGAGAAGTATGTACAGACGCTGCCATTGTGTTAGCCAGCCAGCAACGTGCGGGTAAATCCACCACATTTACAGCTGGTGAAGTCATCACTTTCAGAGCCGATCTCAAAGGCGGCGGCGTGGCCGGCGTCAACTGGGATTTCGGAGATTCTACCGCCTCAGCTCCGGGTGTACAGGTATATCATGCTTTCAGTAAAGCGGGCATTTACACTGTTATCCTCCATCGCGGAAAGTGCGACTGGCGACAGGAAGTGATCGTTATCAATGCTGCTCCCGAAAGAGCGCCTGATACCCGTGGCGATATCTACCCGGTGATCGAAGGTCCGGAAGAAGTCTTCATCGGCCGTCCCGTAACCTTCACCAACCATACGCCCGGCGCCACCAGCTGGTCCTGGCAGTTACTCCAGCCTAATGCGGAAGTGCATTCCGGCAATTCTGTAAAATATACCTTCGGCTCTCCTGGTGAACGGATTCTGTCCCTGATCGTAAACGGAGACAGCAGTAAAATGGTGACCAAACGTATCTCGGTCTTTGATGCGGCTCCTCAACGCCCCAGAAATGACCATTTTGACCCCATTCCTTTCCCTGAAGACCCTAAACCGGTCGATCCTAACGCGGGTGCTGCTCCGGTGCCGGATAAGCCTAAAACACCGTCTGTTTCTGATGATGAATTTAAGTTCTTCCTTACACAAGTTGTAGACAAACAAAAAAGCGCCTCCGATTTCTCCCCCTACCTCTGCGATAACATGAACGCAAGGGTGCTGCTGAACGATAAAGACACTGACACTTTTGCACATTTTTGTTCCCGCATCAGGGGTAAGAAGCGTTTCAAAATTGAGCTTGTCAACCTCATCAAGGACCAGAATGGTTGTGTGAAAGAAATCAGGGTAAGATATGACAGGAAATTCCTTGGTATATTCTAA
- a CDS encoding type VI secretion system baseplate subunit TssG, translating to MVNNAQKAAVLEEVIDHIRRLHYDVRAEVVVGELLDNDVQESEVAVQMQNVFTRAFNKDILDAQLDDSQPYHPFITLTLSRDGLYDRLPEGLFHEFTAQKQQEVSEMVANYKKHQQEEQEARKFFRPLEHEFFLQRVFLEQREKHLLFDALGKDADELFLSFWGIPDGLPKEPVNKLIRLLPYIHRIAGNLPLVQLYLQAILDEPVAITCENGPVAVSSGIQTGLGECRLGVDTMTGSLFYTDMPRVIVKVGPLQHRRVYDFLSWQPYGKLLETCLGFLLPADVEAETLLEPHPDEKQVVVNDSRHKEGLMGYNFFL from the coding sequence ATGGTAAATAATGCCCAAAAAGCCGCAGTGCTCGAAGAAGTGATCGATCACATACGTCGTCTCCATTATGACGTACGCGCAGAAGTTGTTGTGGGAGAACTGCTGGACAATGATGTGCAGGAGTCGGAAGTAGCCGTACAGATGCAGAACGTTTTTACAAGAGCTTTCAATAAAGATATCTTAGATGCACAATTAGATGATTCACAGCCATATCATCCTTTCATTACTTTAACACTCTCCCGTGACGGCCTGTATGACCGGTTACCGGAAGGCCTTTTTCACGAGTTTACGGCCCAGAAACAGCAGGAAGTCAGCGAAATGGTAGCTAACTACAAAAAGCACCAGCAAGAGGAACAGGAGGCCCGTAAATTCTTCCGTCCGCTGGAGCATGAATTTTTCCTGCAACGTGTATTTTTAGAGCAGAGAGAGAAGCACCTGTTATTTGATGCACTGGGAAAGGATGCAGATGAATTATTTTTATCTTTCTGGGGCATTCCGGATGGATTACCCAAAGAACCGGTGAATAAACTTATCAGGTTATTACCGTATATTCATCGTATAGCAGGCAACCTGCCTTTGGTGCAGTTATACCTGCAGGCGATACTGGACGAACCAGTAGCCATTACATGTGAAAACGGACCTGTTGCCGTATCCTCAGGTATACAAACCGGCCTCGGAGAATGCAGGCTGGGGGTGGATACGATGACAGGAAGTCTTTTTTATACCGATATGCCTAGAGTCATTGTGAAAGTAGGTCCTCTGCAACATCGCCGGGTATACGATTTCCTGTCCTGGCAACCGTATGGTAAATTACTGGAAACCTGCCTGGGCTTTCTTTTGCCGGCGGATGTTGAAGCCGAAACTTTACTGGAGCCACATCCGGATGAAAAACAAGTAGTTGTAAACGATAGCCGCCATAAGGAAGGATTAATGGGATATAATTTTTTCCTATAG
- a CDS encoding TssN family type VI secretion system protein, translated as MILKAKIYLVLAAIMAVGALIVGLLSRYIKNFTLYKKKALWYLFLLTLVFAVISSIPFLFTHQNLVSQYLFYQVWFLGLGIAHCHIMYTRFWANERTLTSELAFIVAIYLFGGVGFMLVQFLFTKGDFLYYPMLTCFLAFALPTFVYKTFEKMMAIPAKVHKWWQYPAYHEQPEVNEDDMKDLIVIGFELEKNTKDQDRTYFRARTPIKMDLGDLFYHFVNDYNDRYPNTPIDVLDKNGQPYGWVFHLKSKWLGIARTLDPEKPVFMNGMQENSVIICNRVMLSNN; from the coding sequence ATGATACTTAAAGCAAAAATTTATCTTGTATTAGCCGCTATCATGGCGGTAGGCGCTCTTATCGTGGGACTGCTGAGTCGTTATATTAAAAACTTTACCCTATATAAGAAAAAGGCATTGTGGTATCTGTTCCTGCTCACGCTTGTATTTGCTGTGATCAGCTCGATACCTTTTCTGTTTACCCATCAGAATCTGGTCAGCCAATATTTGTTTTACCAGGTGTGGTTCCTCGGATTGGGGATAGCACACTGCCACATCATGTATACCCGTTTCTGGGCTAATGAGCGTACCCTGACCTCAGAACTGGCCTTTATTGTGGCCATTTATCTGTTTGGGGGCGTGGGCTTTATGCTGGTACAGTTCCTTTTCACCAAAGGTGACTTTTTGTATTATCCCATGCTGACCTGTTTCCTGGCTTTTGCCTTGCCCACTTTTGTATACAAGACCTTCGAAAAGATGATGGCTATTCCTGCGAAAGTGCATAAATGGTGGCAATATCCAGCGTATCATGAGCAGCCGGAAGTGAATGAAGATGATATGAAAGATCTGATCGTAATCGGCTTCGAATTAGAGAAGAATACCAAGGATCAGGATCGTACTTATTTCAGGGCTCGTACCCCCATTAAAATGGACCTGGGCGACCTGTTTTATCACTTTGTGAATGACTATAACGACCGTTACCCCAATACACCGATAGATGTACTCGATAAGAACGGGCAGCCTTATGGGTGGGTGTTTCACCTGAAATCAAAATGGCTGGGCATAGCGCGTACACTTGATCCCGAAAAGCCTGTTTTCATGAACGGAATGCAGGAAAATAGTGTGATCATCTGTAACAGGGTTATGCTGAGTAACAATTAA
- the tssO gene encoding type VI secretion system TssO: MRVLNKQERTAAFLWFLLFFVVSVGLFVLAIFFNYQVPAKENDDLRKQLTSFRQEQAFQGDFLQRMDKVKNNLDSINLPNQNANYMDQVVAQDLVTMRNSIPKESVTHYGLYNNIIQNLLSIQQGKQQMRGLQNAQQTIAELKEKIADLNRELETTRNELDYNRQMMRSR; this comes from the coding sequence ATGCGTGTACTAAACAAACAGGAGAGAACAGCTGCATTTCTTTGGTTCCTTCTTTTCTTTGTCGTTTCAGTTGGTCTGTTCGTACTGGCCATATTTTTTAACTATCAGGTGCCTGCAAAAGAGAATGACGATCTGCGTAAACAGTTGACTTCATTCCGCCAGGAGCAGGCGTTTCAAGGAGATTTTCTGCAAAGGATGGACAAGGTGAAAAATAATCTGGACTCTATTAATCTGCCCAATCAGAATGCAAATTATATGGACCAGGTAGTAGCGCAGGATCTTGTTACAATGCGTAACAGTATTCCGAAAGAATCAGTAACGCACTACGGACTGTACAATAACATCATTCAGAATCTTTTGTCTATTCAACAGGGCAAGCAACAAATGAGAGGATTGCAGAACGCCCAGCAGACAATAGCAGAGCTGAAAGAGAAGATTGCCGATCTCAACCGCGAGCTGGAAACAACGCGTAATGAGCTTGATTATAACAGACAAATGATGCGATCAAGATGA
- the tssD gene encoding type VI secretion system tube protein TssD, producing the protein MSFKSVFEVAGKKLVVKHCSYDLTQEVDATGRPSAITRGGRIRLIVESTGETDLFEWMVNNFERKDGTITFYKRDSDAQLKQLSFKEGYLVKFEESFDADDKNPMSVSFTISARELSMGSGTHINEWV; encoded by the coding sequence ATGTCCTTCAAATCAGTGTTTGAAGTAGCTGGCAAAAAATTGGTGGTAAAACACTGCAGCTATGACCTCACCCAAGAAGTAGACGCTACCGGTCGCCCTTCGGCAATCACACGTGGTGGCAGAATCCGTTTAATTGTTGAATCAACAGGAGAAACAGATCTCTTTGAATGGATGGTAAACAACTTTGAAAGAAAAGATGGTACCATTACTTTCTACAAGAGAGACTCTGATGCTCAGTTGAAACAATTATCCTTCAAAGAAGGCTATCTGGTAAAGTTTGAAGAGTCTTTTGACGCTGACGACAAAAACCCGATGAGCGTTTCATTCACCATTTCAGCCCGTGAATTAAGTATGGGCAGTGGCACCCATATTAACGAATGGGTTTGA
- a CDS encoding YceI family protein, translating to MKRVLYPLAFALVLFASAFTFVSSQNWKIAEGYSIKFSGSGANGIFKDLKGQVVFDEKNPAASKFDVTIAVSSINTGNGLKNTHAKGGKWFDASKFPTIHFVSSKVTKTATGYDAQGELEMHGVKKPFTIPFTFAKNGNGGTFTGNFDVNRVDFGIGEAGGRVDDVFKLQVSVPVTQ from the coding sequence ATGAAAAGAGTACTCTATCCATTAGCATTTGCGCTTGTACTATTCGCTTCTGCCTTCACATTCGTTTCCTCCCAGAACTGGAAGATCGCAGAAGGATATTCTATTAAATTTTCCGGTTCAGGCGCCAACGGCATATTCAAAGATCTGAAAGGACAGGTTGTATTCGATGAGAAAAATCCGGCTGCTTCCAAATTCGATGTGACAATTGCTGTAAGTTCCATCAACACCGGTAACGGCTTAAAAAACACACATGCAAAAGGTGGCAAATGGTTTGATGCCTCCAAGTTTCCTACCATCCACTTTGTATCTTCTAAAGTCACCAAAACTGCAACAGGTTATGATGCACAGGGTGAACTGGAAATGCACGGTGTGAAAAAACCTTTTACAATTCCTTTTACATTTGCAAAGAATGGTAATGGCGGTACCTTCACGGGCAACTTCGATGTGAACCGTGTAGATTTTGGTATCGGTGAAGCAGGCGGCAGAGTGGATGATGTATTCAAACTGCAGGTAAGCGTACCTGTTACACAATAA
- a CDS encoding DoxX family protein gives MAFLSGLLTIGLLLLLTGHLFSITWLQQLHNDAMIAAAVMFVMIGVMHLATPRKLTYMIEGWLPYALELVLISGVLEIVFGIGLLVPAARIYAAWGLILLLIMMFPANIYVAVKQLPAPGGLPAKPWYTWSRLAFQPVYIAWIWWCVR, from the coding sequence ATGGCATTTTTATCCGGACTTTTAACAATAGGCTTATTACTATTACTGACAGGACATCTGTTCAGTATTACCTGGTTACAGCAGCTGCACAATGACGCTATGATTGCTGCGGCCGTGATGTTTGTAATGATAGGGGTGATGCACCTGGCGACGCCCCGTAAACTGACCTATATGATCGAAGGTTGGTTGCCCTATGCATTGGAGCTGGTACTGATCAGCGGCGTACTTGAAATCGTATTCGGAATAGGGTTGCTGGTGCCGGCAGCGAGAATATATGCGGCCTGGGGACTGATCCTCTTACTGATCATGATGTTTCCGGCAAATATCTATGTAGCGGTAAAACAGTTACCTGCTCCCGGCGGATTACCCGCTAAGCCCTGGTATACCTGGAGTCGCCTGGCCTTTCAGCCGGTATATATAGCGTGGATATGGTGGTGTGTCAGGTAA
- a CDS encoding Crp/Fnr family transcriptional regulator, whose protein sequence is MPDILAIKQALLQLDKHSGNSWHLFEPLLQPMECNNGSFLAHAGRVSSAIYFISSGIVRVFTLHQDKEVCLDFAFPGQFSTAYASFITQSPSIVSLQAITPVNGFAFYYKDLQELYSKSHDAERTGRLLAEYQYLRKYRRELAFLQLTARERYIQLLEEYPQVVQQIPVKYIASYLGIEPESLSRIRKGLT, encoded by the coding sequence ATGCCAGATATCCTTGCAATAAAGCAGGCGCTTTTACAGCTTGATAAGCATTCAGGAAATAGCTGGCACTTATTTGAGCCGTTACTGCAACCCATGGAGTGTAATAACGGCTCTTTTCTTGCCCATGCAGGCAGGGTCTCTTCCGCCATCTATTTTATCAGTTCCGGTATCGTACGGGTCTTTACCCTACACCAGGATAAGGAAGTATGCCTCGATTTCGCATTTCCGGGGCAGTTTTCGACCGCTTACGCCTCCTTTATTACACAGAGCCCTTCCATCGTGTCATTGCAGGCTATAACGCCTGTAAATGGCTTTGCTTTCTATTATAAAGATCTGCAGGAGCTGTATAGTAAAAGTCATGATGCGGAAAGGACCGGTCGTTTACTGGCAGAATACCAATATCTGCGTAAATATCGCCGGGAACTGGCTTTTTTGCAACTCACTGCACGTGAACGATATATACAGCTGCTGGAGGAATATCCGCAGGTAGTACAGCAGATCCCTGTGAAGTACATAGCCTCCTACCTGGGGATTGAACCCGAAAGCCTCAGCAGGATTCGCAAAGGGCTTACCTGA
- the coaA gene encoding type I pantothenate kinase, which translates to MTRNNYAPYITISRDEWAKRSDDPMLHLLNDFETLQGLNEPLTMEEITQIYVPLSRLLNLYVSGAQRLHAATNSFLGSQFLKVPFIIGIAGSVAVGKSTTARVLQRLLSAWPNHPKVDLVTTDGFLYPNKVLEQKGIMNRKGFPESYDIRRLIQFLANVKSAKERVSVPVYSHLEYDILPNELKWIESPDIVIVEGVNVLQVRPRQQQKEPTLFVSDFFDFSIFVDAELDDLQQWYISRFKSLRQTAFRNPESYFHRYAHLSDAESEVIATNIWNEINKPNLELNILPTRFRASLILEKGNHHFVQSLKLRRI; encoded by the coding sequence ATGACGAGGAATAATTATGCTCCCTATATTACTATCAGCAGGGATGAATGGGCAAAAAGGAGTGACGATCCTATGTTACACTTACTGAATGATTTTGAAACCTTGCAGGGGTTGAACGAACCGCTGACAATGGAAGAAATCACCCAGATCTATGTACCCCTCTCCCGGTTGCTGAACCTTTATGTTAGCGGAGCACAACGCTTACACGCAGCCACAAACAGCTTTCTGGGCAGTCAGTTCCTGAAAGTACCTTTCATTATCGGCATTGCCGGTAGCGTAGCAGTGGGTAAAAGCACTACTGCCCGTGTATTGCAGCGCCTGTTATCTGCATGGCCCAATCACCCGAAAGTAGACCTGGTTACAACAGATGGTTTCCTCTACCCTAATAAGGTACTGGAACAAAAGGGCATCATGAACCGGAAAGGGTTTCCCGAAAGCTATGATATCCGCCGCCTGATACAATTCCTCGCCAATGTCAAATCTGCCAAGGAAAGAGTCTCTGTACCGGTATATAGTCACCTGGAATATGATATTCTGCCCAATGAATTAAAGTGGATAGAATCGCCTGATATCGTTATTGTAGAAGGTGTCAATGTACTACAGGTAAGACCCCGTCAGCAGCAGAAAGAACCGACTCTTTTCGTATCCGACTTCTTCGACTTCTCTATCTTTGTAGATGCGGAACTGGACGACTTACAGCAATGGTATATCTCCAGGTTCAAATCCCTGCGGCAAACTGCCTTCCGGAACCCGGAATCCTATTTCCACCGGTATGCACATCTCTCCGATGCCGAATCAGAAGTGATCGCTACTAATATCTGGAATGAGATCAATAAGCCAAATCTGGAACTGAATATCCTGCCTACCCGTTTCCGGGCCAGTCTGATACTGGAAAAAGGCAACCACCACTTCGTCCAGTCGCTGAAACTCAGAAGAATCTGA
- a CDS encoding NAD-dependent succinate-semialdehyde dehydrogenase, with product MSTFQSINPYNQETIAEYAAHTQADIQQRLAWGHQAFRHMAHTSLQERCDWMLALAQLLKTNVDQHAAIITREMGKTLKEAKAEVLKCATTAEYYVEHIAEMLQPKLISTDAQQSYVSYEPKGIILAIMPWNFPYWQVFRFAIPNLLAGNSGLLKHASNVSGCALAMEDVFLQAGFPEGAFQALLVNSKHIEPVIADSRVQGVTLTGSTAAGMSVGALAGKYIKKSVLELGGSDPFIVLKDANLEEAARTAVKARMQNAGQSCIAAKRWIVEEAVAEDFTDKVSRILREMKQGDPFNAATDMGPMARPDLAGELAQQLQQSINQGARLELGGQQESANFAPTLLTNVQKGMTAFDEETFGPLAVITRARNEEQAIELANQTPFGLGSSLWTSDLDKAKKLARQIDSGNVFINAMVRSDARLPFGGVKLSGYGRELSLEGTHEFLNVKTVYIA from the coding sequence ATGAGCACCTTTCAGAGCATCAACCCGTACAATCAGGAAACAATAGCTGAATATGCCGCTCATACGCAGGCAGACATACAACAAAGACTGGCGTGGGGGCACCAGGCATTCCGCCATATGGCGCATACCTCCCTGCAGGAGCGTTGTGACTGGATGCTGGCGCTGGCACAGTTACTCAAGACGAACGTAGATCAACACGCGGCCATTATCACCCGTGAAATGGGCAAAACACTGAAAGAAGCCAAAGCGGAGGTACTGAAATGCGCTACTACTGCCGAGTATTATGTGGAGCACATCGCTGAAATGCTGCAACCGAAACTGATCAGCACAGATGCGCAGCAGAGCTATGTATCTTATGAGCCCAAGGGGATTATCCTGGCGATTATGCCCTGGAACTTTCCTTACTGGCAGGTATTTCGTTTTGCGATTCCCAATCTGCTTGCCGGTAATTCCGGACTGCTCAAACATGCCAGCAATGTCAGCGGCTGCGCCCTGGCGATGGAAGACGTCTTTTTACAGGCAGGTTTCCCGGAAGGGGCCTTCCAGGCATTACTGGTCAATTCCAAACATATCGAACCCGTTATCGCCGACAGCCGCGTACAAGGTGTCACCCTGACAGGAAGTACCGCCGCCGGTATGAGTGTTGGTGCACTGGCAGGAAAATATATCAAGAAGTCTGTCCTGGAACTGGGCGGCAGCGATCCTTTCATCGTACTGAAAGACGCCAACCTGGAAGAAGCAGCCAGAACAGCGGTAAAAGCCCGTATGCAGAATGCCGGTCAGTCCTGTATCGCCGCTAAACGCTGGATTGTGGAAGAGGCAGTGGCAGAAGACTTTACGGATAAAGTCAGCCGTATCCTCCGGGAAATGAAACAGGGCGACCCTTTCAATGCGGCTACTGATATGGGTCCAATGGCACGTCCTGACCTGGCCGGCGAACTGGCCCAGCAATTACAGCAGAGTATTAACCAGGGCGCCCGACTGGAGCTCGGCGGTCAACAGGAATCGGCCAATTTCGCCCCTACCCTGCTGACAAACGTACAAAAAGGGATGACTGCCTTTGATGAAGAGACTTTCGGTCCGCTGGCCGTCATTACCAGGGCCAGAAATGAAGAACAGGCGATTGAACTGGCTAATCAGACGCCTTTCGGACTGGGTTCCTCCCTCTGGACAAGCGATCTTGACAAGGCTAAAAAGCTGGCCAGACAAATAGATAGCGGAAATGTGTTCATCAATGCCATGGTGCGCTCAGACGCCCGTTTGCCCTTTGGTGGCGTAAAACTGTCCGGTTACGGCAGAGAACTGTCCCTCGAAGGCACACATGAATTTTTGAATGTTAAAACGGTTTACATAGCTTAG